Proteins encoded in a region of the Streptomyces sp. PCS3-D2 genome:
- a CDS encoding HAMP domain-containing protein: protein MESGAVVRRTGTRPKGGRSRRGGTTEVDTAALNRLLTALVSMRDGNFRKRLTVSGDGVMAEIAAVYNEVADRNLHLTGELSRVRRMVGREGKLSERLETGACEGSWAAAIDASNQLVDDLARPVSEVGRVLSAVAEGDLDQRMDLRTQAAEGAGHPLRGEFLKVGRTVNNLVDQLSAFTDEVTRVALEVGTEGKLGGQAQVRGMSGSWKDLTDSVNTMAYRLTAQVRDIALVTTAVAKGDLSRKVTVHVAGEMLQLKNTVNTMVDQLSSFSSEVTRVAREVGTEGELGGQAKVPGVAGVWKDLTDSVNTMAGNLTAQVRGIAQVTTAVANGDLSQKVRVSARGEVAQLAETINQMTETLRTFADEVTRVASEVGAKGLLGGQAQVPGAAGTWKDLTDSVNTVFRNLTTQVRDIAQVTTAVANGDLSQKVTVDVAGEMLELKNTVNTMVDQLQSFGAEVTRVAREIGVEGELGGQAQVPGAAGTWKDLTDSVNTAFRNLTGQVRNIAQVTTAVANGDLSQKVTVDVSGEMLQLKNTVNTMVDQLSSFADQVTRMARDVGTEGRLGGQARVEGVSGTWKELTDSVNFMAGNLTSQVRQIAQVTTAVARGDLSQKIDVDARGEILELKNTINTMVDQLSAFAEQVTRVARDVGTEGRLGGQAQVPGVAGVWRDLTDSVNGMAGNLTSQVRNIAQVATAVARGDLSQKIDVDARGEILELKNTLNTMVDQLSNFAEQVTRVAREVGTEGILGGQAEVKGVSGTWKDLTQSVNFMANNLTSQVRNIAEVTTAVAMGDLSKKITVDAKGEILELVTTVNTMVDQLSSFAEQVTRVAREVGTEGILGGQARVRGVTGIWKDLSDNVNTMAGNLTAQVRGIAQVSAAVANGDLTKKVTVEARGEVAQLADTVNTMVKTLSSFADEVTRVAREVGTEGRLGGQAHVPGVSGTWKDLTDSVNFMASNLTGQVRQIAMVTTAIAKGDMTKKIDIDARGEILELKTTINTMVDQLSSFAEQVTRVAREVGTEGILGGQARVRDVDGTWRDLTESVNEMAGNLTRQVRAIAAVATAVTRGDLSLKVDVDAAGEIQALQDNINTMIVNLRDTTLANKEQDWLKGNLARISALMQGRRDLDDVASLIMSELTPVVSAQHGAFFLVVPAGGATEIGADGGANGAYELRMRGSYAYAGGQMPLSFRPGEGLIGAVAEEKRTILVENTPPGYLKISSGLGEAPPAHVIVLPVLFEGKVLGVIELASFTPFTQIQKDFLSQIAEMIGTSVNTISVNSKTEMLLKQSQEMTEQLRERSDELENRQKALQAANAELEEKAELLAQQNRDIEVKNTEIEEARQVLEERAEQLAVSMRYKSEFLANMSHELRTPLNSLLILAKLLADNADENLSPKQVEFAETIHGAGSDLLQLINDILDLSKVEAGKMDVSPTRIALVQLVDYVEATFRPLTAEKGLDFSVRVSPELPATLHTDEQRLLQVLRNLLSNAVKFTDTGAVELVIRPAGADVPAEIREQLLEAGSLREADGDLIAFSVTDTGIGIAASKMLVIFEAFKQADGTTSRKYGGTGLGLSISREIARLLGGEIHAASEPGRGSTFTLYLPLHPSELPPQGYAPPTPGGARGELYRRSLDGARPGLPAAPADAPAAQPQPVPPAPAEAAAGQGGGAALFRRRRKALGGPEPRTAVPGQPNAAGAEGGWDAAQEELPAVARTYDFRSERVLIVDDDVRNVFALTSVLEQHGLVVLYAENGREGIEVLEQHDDVKVVLMDIMMPEMDGYATTSAIRRMPQFAGLPIIALTAKAMKGDREKAIDSGASDYVTKPVDPDYLLSVMEQWMRGK, encoded by the coding sequence GTGGAGTCTGGCGCGGTGGTGCGGCGTACGGGGACGCGGCCGAAGGGCGGGCGGTCCCGGCGCGGCGGCACGACAGAGGTCGATACCGCCGCTCTGAACCGGCTGCTCACGGCCCTGGTGTCGATGCGGGACGGAAACTTCCGCAAGCGGTTGACGGTGTCGGGCGACGGGGTGATGGCGGAGATCGCCGCCGTCTACAACGAGGTCGCCGACCGCAATCTCCACCTGACCGGGGAGCTGTCCCGGGTCCGGCGGATGGTGGGCCGTGAGGGGAAGCTGAGCGAACGGCTGGAAACGGGTGCCTGCGAGGGCTCCTGGGCGGCCGCGATCGACGCTTCCAACCAGCTGGTGGACGATCTGGCCCGGCCGGTGTCCGAGGTGGGACGGGTGCTGTCGGCGGTTGCCGAGGGTGACCTGGACCAGCGGATGGACCTGCGAACCCAGGCCGCCGAGGGGGCGGGGCATCCGCTGCGCGGGGAGTTCCTGAAGGTCGGGCGCACCGTCAACAACCTGGTCGACCAGTTGTCGGCGTTCACCGACGAGGTGACGCGCGTGGCGCTGGAGGTGGGCACCGAGGGCAAGCTCGGCGGTCAGGCCCAGGTGCGCGGAATGTCCGGTTCCTGGAAGGATCTGACCGACTCCGTCAACACGATGGCGTACCGGCTCACCGCGCAGGTGCGTGACATCGCCCTCGTCACGACGGCGGTCGCCAAGGGCGACCTGTCGCGCAAGGTCACGGTGCACGTGGCCGGTGAGATGCTCCAGCTGAAGAACACCGTGAACACCATGGTGGACCAGCTGTCGTCCTTCTCGTCCGAGGTGACCAGGGTCGCCCGCGAGGTGGGCACGGAGGGCGAGCTGGGCGGCCAGGCGAAGGTGCCCGGGGTCGCCGGCGTGTGGAAGGACCTGACCGACTCCGTCAACACGATGGCCGGGAACCTGACGGCCCAGGTGCGCGGGATCGCCCAGGTGACGACGGCGGTCGCCAACGGCGACCTGTCGCAGAAGGTGCGGGTCAGCGCGCGCGGCGAGGTCGCGCAGCTGGCCGAAACGATCAACCAGATGACGGAGACGCTGCGCACCTTCGCGGACGAGGTGACGCGGGTGGCCAGCGAGGTCGGTGCCAAGGGCCTGCTGGGCGGTCAGGCGCAGGTGCCGGGTGCGGCGGGGACGTGGAAGGACCTCACCGACTCGGTGAACACGGTCTTCCGCAACCTCACCACCCAGGTGCGGGACATCGCGCAGGTGACCACGGCGGTGGCGAACGGCGATCTGTCCCAGAAGGTCACGGTCGATGTCGCCGGCGAGATGCTGGAGCTGAAGAACACCGTCAACACGATGGTCGACCAGCTCCAGTCCTTCGGCGCGGAAGTGACCCGGGTGGCCCGTGAGATCGGCGTCGAGGGCGAGCTGGGCGGTCAGGCGCAGGTGCCGGGTGCGGCGGGGACGTGGAAGGACCTCACCGACTCGGTGAACACCGCCTTCCGCAACCTCACCGGGCAGGTCCGCAACATCGCGCAGGTGACCACGGCGGTGGCGAACGGCGACCTGTCCCAGAAGGTCACGGTGGACGTCTCCGGCGAGATGCTCCAGCTGAAGAACACCGTCAACACGATGGTGGACCAGCTCTCCTCGTTCGCGGACCAGGTCACGCGGATGGCGCGGGACGTGGGCACGGAGGGCCGGCTCGGCGGTCAGGCCAGGGTCGAGGGGGTCTCGGGCACCTGGAAGGAGCTCACGGACTCCGTCAACTTCATGGCCGGCAACCTCACCTCGCAGGTGCGCCAGATCGCGCAGGTGACCACGGCGGTGGCGCGGGGTGACCTGTCGCAGAAGATCGACGTGGACGCCCGGGGCGAGATCCTGGAGCTGAAGAACACCATCAACACGATGGTCGACCAGCTCTCCGCCTTCGCCGAGCAGGTGACGCGGGTGGCCCGGGACGTGGGTACGGAAGGCCGCCTGGGCGGTCAGGCGCAGGTGCCCGGCGTGGCCGGTGTCTGGCGCGACCTGACGGACTCGGTGAACGGCATGGCCGGGAACCTGACCTCGCAGGTGCGCAACATCGCCCAGGTCGCCACGGCGGTGGCGCGGGGTGACCTGTCGCAGAAGATCGACGTGGACGCCCGGGGCGAGATCCTGGAGCTGAAGAACACCCTCAACACGATGGTCGACCAGCTCTCGAACTTCGCCGAGCAGGTGACCCGGGTGGCCCGGGAGGTGGGAACCGAGGGCATCCTCGGCGGTCAGGCCGAGGTCAAGGGTGTCTCCGGCACCTGGAAGGACCTCACCCAGTCCGTCAACTTCATGGCGAACAACCTGACCTCGCAGGTGCGCAACATCGCCGAGGTGACGACGGCGGTCGCGATGGGCGACCTCTCCAAGAAGATCACCGTCGATGCCAAGGGCGAGATCCTCGAACTCGTCACGACCGTCAACACGATGGTCGACCAGCTGTCGTCCTTCGCGGAGCAGGTGACTCGGGTGGCCCGGGAGGTGGGCACCGAGGGCATCCTGGGCGGCCAGGCCCGGGTCCGGGGGGTCACCGGCATCTGGAAGGACCTCAGCGACAACGTCAACACGATGGCCGGGAACCTGACGGCCCAGGTGCGCGGGATCGCCCAGGTCTCGGCGGCCGTCGCCAACGGCGACCTGACGAAGAAGGTGACGGTCGAGGCGCGCGGCGAGGTCGCGCAGCTCGCCGACACCGTCAACACGATGGTGAAGACCCTGTCGTCGTTCGCCGACGAGGTGACGCGGGTGGCCCGGGAGGTGGGTACGGAGGGCCGCCTCGGCGGTCAGGCGCACGTGCCGGGTGTCTCCGGCACGTGGAAGGACCTCACCGACTCGGTGAACTTCATGGCGTCCAACCTCACCGGACAGGTGCGGCAGATCGCGATGGTCACGACCGCCATCGCCAAGGGCGACATGACCAAGAAGATCGACATCGACGCCCGGGGCGAGATCCTGGAGCTCAAGACCACCATCAACACGATGGTCGACCAGCTGTCCTCCTTCGCGGAGCAGGTGACGAGGGTCGCCCGCGAGGTGGGTACCGAGGGCATCCTGGGCGGCCAGGCCCGGGTCCGGGACGTCGACGGGACCTGGCGGGACCTGACCGAGTCCGTGAACGAGATGGCCGGCAACCTCACCCGCCAGGTGCGCGCGATCGCGGCCGTGGCGACCGCGGTGACCCGCGGGGACCTCAGCCTGAAGGTCGACGTCGATGCGGCGGGGGAGATCCAGGCCCTCCAGGACAACATCAACACGATGATCGTCAACCTGCGGGACACCACCCTGGCCAACAAGGAGCAGGACTGGCTCAAGGGCAACCTGGCCCGCATCTCCGCACTGATGCAGGGCCGCCGGGACCTGGACGACGTCGCCTCGCTGATCATGAGCGAGCTGACGCCCGTGGTCTCCGCACAGCACGGGGCCTTCTTCCTGGTGGTGCCGGCCGGCGGTGCCACCGAGATCGGTGCGGACGGGGGCGCGAACGGGGCGTACGAGCTGCGGATGCGCGGGAGCTACGCCTACGCGGGCGGACAGATGCCCCTCTCCTTCCGGCCGGGGGAGGGACTGATCGGGGCGGTCGCCGAGGAGAAGCGGACGATCCTGGTCGAGAACACTCCGCCGGGCTACCTGAAGATCTCCTCGGGTCTCGGCGAGGCCCCGCCGGCGCACGTGATCGTGCTGCCGGTGCTGTTCGAGGGGAAGGTGCTCGGCGTCATCGAGCTGGCGTCCTTCACGCCCTTCACGCAGATCCAGAAGGACTTCCTCAGCCAGATCGCCGAGATGATCGGTACGAGCGTCAACACCATCAGCGTCAACTCCAAGACGGAGATGCTGCTGAAGCAGTCGCAGGAGATGACCGAGCAGCTGCGCGAGCGTTCCGACGAGCTGGAGAACCGGCAGAAGGCGCTGCAGGCCGCCAACGCGGAGCTGGAGGAGAAGGCCGAACTGCTGGCGCAGCAGAACAGGGACATCGAGGTGAAGAACACCGAGATCGAGGAGGCCCGGCAGGTCCTGGAGGAGCGCGCCGAGCAGCTGGCGGTCTCGATGCGCTACAAGTCCGAGTTCCTGGCGAACATGTCGCACGAGCTGCGCACGCCCCTGAACTCGCTGCTGATCCTGGCCAAGCTGCTCGCCGACAACGCGGACGAGAACCTGTCGCCGAAGCAGGTGGAATTCGCCGAGACCATCCACGGCGCGGGCTCGGACCTGCTCCAGCTGATCAACGACATCCTCGACCTGTCGAAGGTCGAGGCCGGGAAGATGGACGTCTCGCCGACCCGGATCGCGCTGGTCCAGCTCGTGGACTACGTGGAGGCGACCTTCCGGCCGCTGACGGCGGAGAAGGGTCTCGACTTCTCGGTACGGGTCTCCCCGGAGCTCCCCGCGACCCTGCACACCGACGAGCAGCGGCTGCTCCAGGTGCTGCGCAACCTGCTGTCGAACGCGGTGAAGTTCACCGACACCGGTGCGGTGGAGCTGGTGATCCGGCCGGCCGGGGCCGATGTGCCCGCCGAGATCCGTGAGCAGCTGCTGGAGGCCGGTTCGCTGCGGGAGGCGGACGGGGACCTGATCGCCTTCTCGGTCACCGACACCGGCATCGGGATCGCGGCCAGCAAGATGCTGGTGATCTTCGAGGCCTTCAAGCAGGCGGACGGGACCACGAGCCGCAAGTACGGCGGCACCGGGCTCGGGCTGTCCATCAGCCGCGAGATCGCCCGGCTGCTGGGTGGGGAGATCCATGCGGCGAGCGAGCCGGGCCGCGGCTCCACCTTCACGCTGTACCTTCCGCTGCACCCGAGCGAGCTGCCGCCGCAGGGCTACGCGCCGCCCACGCCGGGGGGAGCTCGCGGCGAGCTGTACCGGCGGTCCCTCGACGGGGCGCGGCCCGGGCTGCCGGCCGCGCCCGCGGACGCACCGGCGGCGCAGCCCCAGCCGGTGCCGCCCGCTCCGGCGGAGGCCGCGGCGGGGCAGGGCGGTGGGGCTGCGCTGTTCCGCCGCCGCCGCAAGGCGCTGGGCGGCCCGGAGCCGCGTACGGCGGTGCCGGGGCAGCCGAACGCGGCGGGCGCCGAGGGCGGCTGGGACGCTGCGCAGGAGGAGCTTCCGGCGGTGGCGCGGACGTACGACTTCCGCAGTGAGCGGGTGCTCATCGTGGACGACGACGTCCGCAACGTCTTCGCGCTCACCAGCGTGCTGGAGCAGCACGGGCTGGTGGTGCTGTACGCGGAGAACGGGCGGGAGGGCATCGAGGTGCTGGAGCAGCACGACGACGTGAAGGTCGTGCTGATGGACATCATGATGCCCGAGATGGACGGGTACGCCACGACCTCGGCGATCCGGCGGATGCCGCAGTTCGCCGGCCTGCCGATCATCGCGCTGACGGCCAAGGCGATGAAGGGGGACCGGGAGAAGGCGATCGACTCGGGTGCTTCCGACTACGTCACCAAGCCGGTCGACCCCGACTACCTGCTGTCCGTCATGGAGCAGTGGATGCGGGGCAAGTGA